From a region of the Desulfobacterales bacterium genome:
- a CDS encoding 2-hydroxyacyl-CoA dehydratase family protein, whose translation MSDARKTDAGTHLSKIMRDSYMDLHTRAAQGAFVVWIAINVPAELFSGFENVVCAVPESHAAMNAGKGVGAIQCEKAERIGYSMDLCSYARIDIGCAADGGKDSPAFGLPKPDLLVSNTNNCALLAKWFDVHHREWGVPHFILDVPFCYTPQKEKNRNYIIRQFNDLIQTIERLSGQTFDREKVHQAMGHTHRGIAHWKRFLSYARHRPSGITAFDSFVQMAPFLIMRGTPAFEAHYELLADETEARVQAGDFPVPNERYRLFWDNIAPWHQLRDMSASLAEFGANIIGATYTFCIGTVEGSFDLYQCDDDDPLHYLARTQNSYVCPHGMNLRSQAMREAVKELQIDGIVFASNRSCKPYSVTQMDQQQIMTEELGIPSVMIDVDHADVRKYSKESTFTRLEALLEMIDAKRAA comes from the coding sequence ATGTCAGACGCACGTAAAACCGACGCAGGCACGCATTTGAGCAAAATTATGCGGGACAGCTATATGGATCTTCACACCCGGGCCGCCCAGGGGGCGTTTGTGGTATGGATTGCCATCAATGTGCCGGCGGAACTCTTCTCCGGGTTTGAAAATGTGGTCTGCGCTGTGCCGGAAAGCCATGCGGCCATGAACGCCGGAAAGGGCGTGGGCGCGATTCAATGTGAAAAGGCCGAGCGGATCGGCTATTCCATGGATCTTTGCTCATATGCGCGGATCGATATCGGCTGTGCCGCGGACGGCGGCAAGGACTCCCCCGCGTTTGGCCTGCCAAAGCCGGACCTTTTGGTATCCAACACCAATAACTGCGCGCTTCTTGCCAAGTGGTTTGACGTGCATCACCGGGAGTGGGGCGTGCCCCATTTTATCCTGGATGTGCCCTTCTGCTACACGCCGCAGAAGGAAAAGAACCGGAATTATATCATCCGGCAGTTCAATGATTTGATTCAAACCATTGAAAGGCTTTCCGGCCAGACCTTTGACCGGGAAAAGGTGCACCAGGCCATGGGCCATACCCATCGGGGGATTGCCCATTGGAAGCGGTTTTTAAGCTATGCCCGGCACCGGCCTTCCGGGATCACCGCATTTGATTCCTTCGTGCAGATGGCCCCGTTTCTGATCATGCGGGGCACGCCGGCATTTGAAGCCCACTATGAGCTGCTCGCCGATGAGACCGAGGCGCGGGTCCAGGCCGGGGACTTTCCGGTGCCGAACGAGCGCTACCGCCTGTTCTGGGACAATATCGCGCCATGGCACCAGCTCCGCGACATGTCTGCCAGCCTTGCGGAATTCGGAGCCAATATCATCGGCGCCACCTATACCTTCTGCATCGGCACCGTTGAGGGGAGTTTTGATTTGTATCAATGTGATGACGATGATCCGCTGCACTATCTGGCCCGCACCCAGAACAGCTATGTCTGCCCTCATGGCATGAATCTGCGGAGCCAGGCCATGCGCGAGGCGGTTAAAGAGTTACAGATCGATGGGATCGTTTTTGCCAGCAACCGCTCATGCAAACCCTACTCGGTGACCCAGATGGACCAGCAGCAAATCATGACCGAAGAGTTGGGTATCCCATCGGTTATGATTGACGTGGATCATGCCGATGTCCGGAAATACAGCAAGGAAAGCACCTTTACCCGGCTTGAGGCATTGCTTGAGATGATAGACGCCAAACGGGCGGCGTAA
- a CDS encoding MBL fold metallo-hydrolase: protein MLILFYILIGLILLIAAFIAAKTLQLKSGRERVDQEIASAKLHELTPFGSIETLSILPLVDFYAARPDLKTEAGVSYLISADDTKILLDVGFNAKKEAPSPLMHNMEALGVSPQDLDMIFISHAHLDHLGGMADQKQKTFSFSRSAVDVPEIPAYTPVALTPSERNPKPIPHVVSEPTVLKPGIASIGPIPRFLFLMGYTPEHALAVNMAGKGIVLIIGCGHQTIERIIDRAQALFTEPIYAVIGGLHYPVHGGRIKLGPINIQRIMGSDKPPWKGICEADVRSAISAIQRVSPALVSLSPHDSSDWTIDQFRQAFGERYVDLKAGEEIRI from the coding sequence ATGCTTATTCTGTTCTATATACTCATCGGCCTGATCCTTTTAATCGCCGCCTTTATTGCGGCCAAAACCCTTCAGCTAAAATCCGGCAGAGAACGCGTCGACCAGGAAATCGCATCGGCAAAGCTCCATGAGCTAACGCCGTTCGGCAGTATTGAAACACTCTCGATCCTCCCGCTGGTCGATTTTTATGCCGCCCGGCCGGATCTTAAAACAGAGGCCGGCGTGTCCTATCTGATTTCTGCGGATGACACAAAAATTCTTCTGGATGTGGGGTTTAACGCCAAAAAAGAGGCCCCCTCGCCGCTTATGCACAATATGGAAGCACTCGGGGTGTCGCCGCAGGACCTGGACATGATTTTTATCAGCCATGCCCATCTGGATCATTTGGGCGGCATGGCGGATCAGAAACAGAAGACCTTCAGTTTTTCCCGATCTGCGGTGGATGTACCGGAGATTCCGGCTTACACGCCGGTGGCCTTAACCCCCTCGGAACGAAATCCCAAGCCCATCCCCCATGTGGTCAGCGAACCGACCGTATTGAAGCCGGGCATCGCAAGTATCGGCCCGATTCCCCGGTTTCTGTTTTTAATGGGCTACACCCCGGAGCATGCGCTTGCCGTCAATATGGCCGGCAAGGGGATTGTGCTCATCATCGGATGCGGCCATCAAACCATTGAGCGAATTATTGACAGGGCCCAGGCCCTGTTCACTGAGCCGATTTATGCCGTTATCGGCGGGCTCCATTACCCCGTGCACGGCGGCCGGATCAAACTCGGGCCGATAAACATCCAGCGCATTATGGGCTCAGATAAACCCCCGTGGAAAGGCATTTGCGAGGCGGATGTCAGAAGCGCCATCTCCGCGATCCAGCGCGTATCCCCGGCGCTGGTCTCCCTTTCGCCCCATGACAGTTCAGACTGGACCATCGATCAATTCCGGCAGGCCTTCGGCGAGCGCTACGTGGATCTTAAGGCGGGAGAAGAAATCCGGATTTAG
- a CDS encoding NifB/NifX family molybdenum-iron cluster-binding protein, with translation MKIAIPLAEGKLAMHFGHSKEFAIIEVNDSEIKNKQILEPPPHEPGVLPKWLNDQNVDVVLAGGMGGRALQLFAQHGIKVLTGAPALSPEELVSQYMANSLQTGDNVCDH, from the coding sequence ATGAAAATCGCCATACCCCTTGCCGAGGGCAAACTGGCCATGCATTTCGGACATTCCAAAGAGTTTGCGATTATCGAGGTCAATGACTCGGAGATCAAAAATAAGCAAATCCTTGAGCCGCCGCCGCATGAACCCGGTGTCCTGCCGAAATGGCTGAATGATCAAAACGTCGATGTGGTGCTTGCCGGCGGGATGGGCGGACGGGCCCTGCAGCTGTTCGCCCAGCACGGCATTAAGGTGCTGACCGGTGCGCCGGCGCTTTCGCCGGAAGAGCTCGTCTCCCAGTATATGGCAAACAGCCTGCAAACCGGGGATAACGTATGTGACCACTAG
- a CDS encoding NifB/NifX family molybdenum-iron cluster-binding protein, with protein MKIAVTSNGKDLSADVDPRFGRAANFIIVDPDSMEYKAVENTQNMSLPQGAGIQAGKTVVENKVDVVLTGNCGPKAFKVLEAAGVKVVVNVSGTVEEVVKQFKNDEFGSYAKTPNVNGHWM; from the coding sequence ATGAAAATCGCTGTGACATCAAATGGTAAAGATTTAAGCGCTGATGTGGACCCCCGATTCGGCCGGGCCGCCAATTTTATTATTGTGGACCCGGATTCGATGGAATACAAGGCGGTGGAGAACACCCAGAATATGAGCCTGCCGCAGGGCGCCGGGATTCAGGCCGGCAAAACCGTTGTTGAAAACAAGGTAGATGTGGTACTGACCGGCAACTGCGGGCCCAAGGCTTTCAAAGTGCTCGAAGCGGCGGGTGTCAAAGTCGTCGTCAATGTCAGCGGCACGGTGGAAGAAGTGGTAAAACAGTTTAAAAACGATGAATTCGGCAGCTACGCCAAAACGCCCAATGTTAATGGACATTGGATGTAA
- a CDS encoding ATP-binding protein translates to MKELTIISGKGGTGKTSLTASFAALAENKVMVDADVDAADMHLILTPSVKHEEDFKGGHYAVIRKDLCTECGECRERCQYGAISEDYVIDKIDCEGCRVCVHFCPVDAIEFPQRTCGKWYISDTRHGPMIHAKLGIAEENSGLLVSLLRQKAREMAKERGLDKIIVDGPPGIGCPVIASVANSNGVLIITEPTLSGTHDMERVHQLSEFLNVPTMLCINKYDLNPGISEKMQAYAKTHNIVFVGAIPYDQDMTKAMVEQKALVEYSDGAAARAVKSIWGEVSDVVFPKK, encoded by the coding sequence ATGAAAGAGTTAACGATTATCAGCGGAAAAGGCGGAACCGGCAAGACGAGCCTGACGGCCTCATTTGCCGCGCTGGCGGAAAACAAAGTGATGGTGGATGCGGACGTGGATGCCGCGGACATGCATCTCATACTAACCCCCTCGGTCAAGCATGAAGAGGATTTCAAAGGCGGCCATTATGCCGTCATCAGAAAGGATCTGTGCACGGAATGCGGGGAATGCCGGGAACGCTGCCAGTACGGCGCCATCAGCGAAGACTACGTCATTGATAAAATCGACTGTGAGGGCTGCAGGGTATGCGTTCACTTCTGTCCGGTGGATGCCATTGAATTTCCGCAGCGGACCTGCGGCAAATGGTACATCTCAGATACCCGGCACGGCCCCATGATCCATGCCAAACTGGGGATTGCCGAGGAAAACTCCGGCCTGCTGGTCTCCCTTCTGCGCCAGAAGGCCAGGGAAATGGCAAAAGAGCGGGGCCTGGATAAAATTATTGTTGACGGCCCGCCGGGGATCGGCTGCCCGGTGATCGCCTCAGTAGCCAACTCCAACGGTGTTCTGATCATCACCGAACCCACGCTCTCCGGCACCCATGATATGGAACGTGTCCACCAGCTGTCGGAATTCCTGAACGTGCCGACCATGCTCTGCATCAACAAATACGATTTAAACCCCGGGATCAGTGAAAAAATGCAGGCCTACGCCAAAACCCATAATATTGTATTTGTCGGTGCCATCCCCTATGATCAGGATATGACCAAAGCCATGGTCGAGCAGAAGGCCCTGGTGGAATATTCGGACGGCGCCGCGGCCCGGGCGGTTAAATCCATATGGGGAGAGGTCTCTGATGTCGTTTTCCCAAAGAAATGA
- a CDS encoding ATP-binding protein produces MVIAVASGKGGTGKTTIATNLAASLDGNVRYLDCDVEEPNAHIFLKPTDVESETVTLPIPEVDQSKCDLCGICDELCQFSAITLMGDYIMTFPEMCHGCKGCMMACPTGAISEAKRELGVMEKGRSGHIDFYHGSLRVGEAMSPPLIERVKEQISPEALNIIDAPPGTSCPVIAAIKAADYLLLVTEPTPFGLNDLKLAVETARLMKIPFGIVINRSDVGDGRTAEYAAAENIPILMEIPDKREIAEAYSNGILMVEALPEMKEKFQALYQNVRERIIEAE; encoded by the coding sequence ATGGTAATCGCTGTTGCCAGCGGCAAAGGCGGAACCGGGAAAACCACGATTGCGACCAATCTCGCCGCATCTTTAGATGGCAACGTCCGGTACCTCGACTGCGATGTGGAAGAACCGAACGCCCATATATTTTTGAAGCCGACCGATGTTGAAAGTGAAACCGTAACCCTGCCCATACCAGAGGTAGACCAGTCCAAATGCGACCTTTGCGGCATATGTGACGAACTCTGCCAGTTCTCCGCCATCACGCTGATGGGCGACTATATCATGACCTTTCCGGAGATGTGTCATGGCTGCAAAGGCTGCATGATGGCCTGCCCCACCGGCGCCATCAGCGAGGCCAAGCGCGAGCTGGGGGTCATGGAAAAGGGCCGGTCCGGCCACATTGATTTCTACCACGGATCGCTCCGGGTGGGTGAGGCCATGTCTCCGCCGCTGATCGAACGGGTCAAGGAACAGATCAGCCCTGAGGCGTTAAATATCATTGACGCCCCGCCCGGCACTTCCTGCCCGGTGATTGCGGCCATCAAGGCGGCGGATTATCTGCTTCTGGTTACCGAGCCCACGCCATTCGGGCTAAACGATCTGAAGCTGGCTGTTGAAACCGCCCGGTTGATGAAAATTCCCTTCGGCATCGTCATTAACCGCTCAGATGTGGGCGATGGCCGCACGGCTGAATATGCGGCAGCGGAAAACATCCCCATTCTGATGGAAATCCCGGATAAGCGGGAAATCGCTGAGGCTTACTCAAACGGCATTTTAATGGTTGAGGCCCTGCCGGAGATGAAGGAAAAATTCCAGGCGCTTTATCAAAATGTGCGGGAGCGGATCATTGAAGCAGAATAA
- a CDS encoding HNH endonuclease, translated as MSKFDHLDEDAHIRREKNKARELRNTQWWKRQCAKGVCHYCGHEFAPKELTMDHLVPLSRGGKSTKGNVVPCCKDCNTRKKMKLPMEWDD; from the coding sequence ATGAGCAAATTCGACCACTTAGATGAAGACGCGCATATCCGGCGTGAAAAGAACAAGGCCCGGGAACTTCGTAATACCCAGTGGTGGAAACGACAGTGCGCCAAAGGCGTCTGTCACTACTGCGGCCACGAATTTGCGCCCAAAGAGCTGACCATGGACCACCTGGTCCCCCTTTCCCGCGGCGGCAAATCCACCAAGGGCAATGTAGTGCCCTGCTGCAAGGACTGCAATACCCGGAAAAAAATGAAACTGCCCATGGAGTGGGACGACTAA
- the era gene encoding GTPase Era has translation MSDPASTYQDFKSGFIAITGAPNVGKSTLLNTMIGKKVSITSEKPQTTRNRIAGIAHREGAQLIFLDTPGIHLTHKTFNQKMVDVAFSAINDVDLLLLVADAAKPDKKSENMILERLQQSRKRPVVLALNKIDRVKKPDLLPLIDKWQQSYPFEAIYPVSAKEGTQVQDMLAALEKLLPEGPPYYPPDMVTDVPEEFILSEIIREKAFQLTEEEVPFSTAVSIDMIEEDEETDLVYVYAKIHVERDSQKKILIGKHGSKIREIGKAARLEMKRLMGMPVYLKLFIRVDKNWSRDARAMRRLGY, from the coding sequence ATGTCAGACCCAGCATCGACATATCAGGATTTTAAATCCGGCTTTATCGCCATCACCGGTGCGCCGAACGTGGGCAAATCCACGCTTTTGAACACCATGATCGGCAAAAAAGTCTCCATCACGTCGGAAAAGCCCCAGACCACGAGAAACCGCATCGCCGGCATCGCCCACCGCGAAGGCGCCCAGCTGATTTTTCTCGACACGCCCGGCATTCATCTGACCCACAAGACATTCAACCAGAAAATGGTGGACGTGGCCTTTTCCGCCATTAATGATGTGGATCTGCTGCTGTTGGTGGCGGATGCGGCCAAGCCGGACAAAAAATCGGAAAACATGATTCTGGAGCGGCTGCAGCAAAGCCGAAAACGGCCGGTAGTGCTGGCGCTGAACAAAATAGACCGGGTGAAAAAGCCGGATCTCTTGCCGCTGATTGACAAATGGCAGCAGAGCTATCCGTTTGAGGCCATTTACCCGGTTTCCGCCAAAGAAGGCACCCAGGTCCAAGACATGCTGGCCGCCCTGGAAAAGCTGCTCCCCGAGGGGCCGCCCTATTATCCGCCGGACATGGTGACCGATGTGCCGGAGGAATTTATCCTGTCCGAGATTATCCGGGAAAAGGCATTTCAGCTGACCGAAGAGGAAGTCCCTTTTTCCACGGCGGTCTCCATTGATATGATTGAAGAAGATGAAGAGACCGATCTGGTCTATGTATATGCCAAGATCCATGTGGAGCGCGATTCCCAGAAAAAAATCCTCATCGGCAAACACGGCAGCAAAATCCGGGAGATCGGCAAGGCCGCCCGGCTGGAGATGAAAAGGCTGATGGGAATGCCGGTTTATCTTAAACTTTTTATCCGGGTGGATAAAAACTGGAGCCGGGATGCACGGGCCATGCGCCGGCTGGGATACTGA
- the yihA gene encoding ribosome biogenesis GTP-binding protein YihA/YsxC, which translates to MQVKSADFIKSAVKPDQYPPEGPPEIAFAGRSNVGKSSLINTLLNRKNLVKTSSTPGRTQLLNFFDINGNTVFVDLPGYGYAKVPTRIKKNWGPMVEKFLATRKTLKGVVLILDIRRTPQAGESDFIDWLLDNRIPVILVLTKADKLAKNKRIKQMQAIAGELGITPDDLICFSAKTRMGLSDVWAAIDHLLAEESLPSDAGG; encoded by the coding sequence ATGCAGGTCAAATCCGCAGATTTTATTAAAAGTGCGGTCAAACCGGATCAATACCCGCCTGAAGGCCCGCCGGAAATCGCTTTCGCGGGCCGCTCCAATGTGGGCAAATCCTCGCTGATAAACACCCTGTTAAACCGCAAAAACCTGGTCAAAACCAGTTCCACCCCGGGCCGGACCCAGCTGCTCAATTTTTTTGATATTAACGGCAATACCGTGTTCGTCGATCTGCCCGGATACGGCTATGCCAAGGTACCGACGCGAATCAAAAAAAACTGGGGGCCGATGGTGGAAAAATTCCTGGCTACTCGGAAAACCCTGAAAGGCGTGGTGCTGATTTTAGATATCCGGCGCACCCCGCAGGCCGGGGAAAGTGATTTCATCGACTGGCTGCTGGATAACCGCATACCAGTCATTCTGGTGCTGACCAAGGCGGATAAGCTGGCTAAAAACAAGCGCATCAAGCAGATGCAGGCCATCGCCGGGGAGCTGGGCATTACCCCGGACGATTTGATCTGTTTTTCCGCCAAAACCCGCATGGGCTTAAGCGACGTATGGGCGGCCATTGACCATCTGCTGGCGGAGGAATCATTGCCCTCGGATGCCGGCGGGTAG
- the hisG gene encoding ATP phosphoribosyltransferase, protein MSEQLKLGIPKGSLQNATLELFKRSGWKISVNGRSYFPEINDGDINCALCRAQEMSINVENGTLDAGLTGKDWIAENESDVHVVADLVYSKVSARPARWVVAVAYDSPVKTIEDLKGKKISTELLNYTKRYFAEKSIDVNVEFSWGATEAKVVSGLADAIVEITETESTIKAHGLRVIHEMMQTNTQFIANHEAWKKPEKREKIEQIVMLLKGALVAEKLVGIKMNVPEAQLETIVSLLPSLNAPTVASLYHTNWFSVETVISSDKVRDLIPALLKNGAEGIIEYPLNKVI, encoded by the coding sequence ATGAGCGAACAACTAAAACTCGGCATCCCCAAAGGCAGTCTGCAGAACGCCACGCTTGAACTGTTCAAACGCTCGGGCTGGAAAATTTCCGTGAACGGGCGCAGCTATTTTCCGGAAATAAACGACGGGGATATCAACTGTGCGCTCTGCCGCGCCCAGGAAATGTCCATTAACGTGGAAAACGGCACCCTGGATGCGGGGCTTACCGGCAAAGACTGGATTGCGGAGAATGAGTCCGATGTCCATGTGGTGGCAGACCTGGTCTATTCCAAAGTCAGCGCCCGGCCGGCCCGCTGGGTGGTGGCCGTGGCCTATGACTCCCCGGTTAAGACGATTGAGGACCTCAAGGGGAAAAAAATTTCCACCGAGCTCTTAAACTACACCAAGCGCTATTTTGCGGAAAAGAGCATTGACGTTAACGTGGAATTTTCCTGGGGCGCCACAGAAGCCAAAGTGGTCTCCGGCCTGGCGGACGCGATTGTGGAAATCACTGAGACCGAGAGCACCATAAAAGCCCACGGTCTGCGCGTAATCCACGAAATGATGCAGACCAACACCCAGTTCATCGCAAACCACGAAGCCTGGAAAAAACCGGAAAAACGGGAAAAGATCGAGCAGATCGTGATGCTTTTAAAAGGCGCGCTGGTGGCTGAGAAACTGGTGGGCATCAAAATGAATGTGCCCGAAGCCCAGCTTGAAACGATTGTCTCCCTGCTGCCCAGCCTGAATGCGCCCACCGTGGCCTCGCTGTACCATACCAACTGGTTTTCTGTTGAAACCGTGATCAGCTCGGACAAGGTCAGGGATCTGATACCGGCATTACTCAAAAACGGGGCGGAAGGCATTATTGAGTATCCGTTGAATAAAGTGATTTGA
- the hisI gene encoding phosphoribosyl-AMP cyclohydrolase gives MISLDFSKMGGLAPAIVQDYDTGEVLMLAFMNQAAWEATLETGKATYYSRSRDKLWVKGESSGHVQQVKEVRVDCDNDTILLKVEQLGGAACHLGYKSCFFSKVSNGELETTENRVFDPDEVYKK, from the coding sequence ATGATATCACTTGATTTTTCTAAAATGGGCGGGCTGGCACCGGCCATTGTGCAGGATTACGACACCGGCGAGGTTCTGATGCTTGCCTTTATGAATCAGGCCGCCTGGGAGGCCACCCTCGAGACCGGCAAGGCCACCTACTACAGCCGGTCCCGGGATAAACTGTGGGTCAAGGGCGAGAGCTCCGGCCATGTCCAGCAGGTTAAAGAGGTCCGGGTGGACTGTGATAACGACACGATTCTTTTAAAGGTTGAGCAGCTGGGCGGGGCGGCCTGCCATCTGGGCTATAAAAGCTGTTTTTTCAGCAAAGTCAGCAATGGCGAACTTGAAACCACTGAAAACCGGGTATTCGACCCCGACGAGGTATATAAAAAATGA
- the trxA gene encoding thioredoxin — protein sequence MAENIIEVGDNNFESEVLQSDKPVLVDFWAPWCGPCKAIGPVVEELSKDYDGKVKFAKCNVDDNPATPSSYGIRAIPTLIVFKDGKQVDQIVGMADKSKLEASIKKGL from the coding sequence ATGGCGGAAAATATTATTGAAGTCGGCGACAATAATTTTGAAAGTGAAGTCTTGCAGTCCGATAAGCCGGTGCTGGTGGATTTTTGGGCCCCTTGGTGCGGCCCCTGCAAAGCTATCGGGCCGGTGGTCGAGGAACTCAGTAAAGACTACGACGGCAAAGTCAAATTTGCCAAGTGCAATGTGGATGACAACCCGGCCACGCCGAGCAGCTACGGGATCCGGGCCATTCCGACCCTGATCGTGTTCAAGGACGGCAAGCAGGTGGATCAGATCGTGGGCATGGCAGATAAGTCCAAACTGGAAGCAAGCATCAAAAAAGGCTTATAA
- the trxB gene encoding thioredoxin-disulfide reductase — MAKTKYDLVIIGAGPAGLTAAIYAARAKLDVLVLEKAAPGGQILVADWIENYPGFPEGLSGADLIMNMTDQVKRFGVEIETNEVVSLDLSENPRQLQLNDRQVTAKSIIIAAGASPKKLGVPGEEKYFGRGVSVCATCDAPFFKNSTIAAVGGGNTAVQESLFLTRFVDKVYLIHRRDELRADRLLQERAFENDKIEMVWDSVLKSINGSQAGVSGITMENVKTGETKDLAVDGCFIWVGTIPNTGFLKDHLKLDDRGFVAVNSRMEASVPGVFAAGDVRDTPLRQVSTAVGDGAIAASEAAEYIQNHA; from the coding sequence ATGGCTAAAACCAAATATGACCTGGTAATTATCGGCGCCGGTCCGGCGGGGTTGACCGCCGCGATCTATGCCGCCCGGGCCAAGCTGGATGTGCTGGTGCTTGAAAAGGCCGCGCCCGGGGGGCAGATCCTGGTGGCGGACTGGATCGAGAATTATCCCGGATTTCCCGAAGGCTTGAGCGGGGCCGATTTGATCATGAACATGACCGATCAGGTCAAGCGGTTTGGCGTGGAGATTGAAACCAATGAAGTGGTGTCCCTTGATCTCTCCGAAAATCCCAGGCAGCTTCAGTTAAACGACCGGCAGGTCACAGCCAAAAGTATCATTATTGCCGCCGGGGCCTCGCCCAAAAAGCTCGGGGTGCCGGGTGAAGAAAAATATTTTGGCAGAGGCGTTTCGGTCTGCGCCACCTGTGATGCCCCGTTTTTTAAAAACAGCACGATCGCGGCAGTCGGCGGCGGAAATACCGCGGTTCAGGAAAGCCTTTTTCTCACCCGGTTTGTGGATAAGGTCTATCTCATCCACCGCCGCGATGAGCTGCGGGCGGACAGACTGCTGCAGGAGCGGGCGTTCGAGAATGATAAGATTGAGATGGTGTGGGATTCGGTTTTAAAATCGATTAACGGCTCGCAAGCCGGGGTTTCGGGTATTACCATGGAAAACGTCAAGACCGGGGAAACCAAGGATCTTGCCGTTGACGGCTGCTTTATCTGGGTGGGCACGATCCCCAATACCGGTTTTTTAAAAGATCATCTCAAGCTGGATGACCGCGGGTTTGTGGCGGTAAACAGCCGCATGGAGGCTTCGGTGCCGGGTGTTTTCGCGGCCGGGGACGTACGGGATACCCCGCTTCGCCAGGTATCCACGGCCGTGGGGGACGGCGCCATTGCCGCTTCAGAGGCGGCCGAATATATTCAAAATCATGCTTAA
- a CDS encoding outer membrane protein assembly factor BamD, which translates to MKRIIGCLLVAALVVCGCSAFGPKEEKTAVQLAEEGRQEFSDGDYKSAIEAYQKLRDWYPFSKFAKEAELKVADAHYRLEEYEQAIAAYEQFERLHPNDEKIPYVLYQIGRCYFDRMRGRDRDQTSTEKALQEFQRLQNRFPESQYAEKANKHIQQCLRTLAGHEFYVGEFYFKQKNYKAALNRFLNVVDNYPSEFTLLHHKANKYIERCRNELEDAPAEKSEATSPVTVPPRKHRPVPSPPISR; encoded by the coding sequence ATGAAGCGGATTATTGGGTGCTTATTGGTGGCGGCCTTGGTGGTGTGCGGATGCTCCGCGTTTGGGCCGAAAGAGGAGAAAACCGCTGTTCAGCTGGCCGAAGAAGGGCGGCAGGAGTTCTCGGACGGGGACTACAAGAGCGCTATTGAAGCCTATCAGAAATTAAGGGACTGGTATCCGTTCAGCAAATTCGCCAAAGAGGCGGAGCTGAAAGTCGCGGACGCGCATTACCGGCTGGAGGAGTATGAGCAGGCCATTGCCGCCTATGAGCAGTTTGAGCGGCTCCATCCCAATGATGAAAAAATTCCGTATGTGCTCTATCAGATCGGTCGCTGCTACTTTGATCGGATGCGCGGTAGAGACCGGGACCAGACCTCCACGGAAAAAGCCCTTCAGGAATTTCAGCGGCTGCAAAACCGGTTTCCCGAAAGCCAGTATGCGGAAAAGGCAAACAAGCATATCCAGCAGTGCCTGAGAACCCTGGCCGGACATGAATTCTACGTGGGCGAATTTTATTTCAAGCAAAAGAATTACAAGGCGGCCCTGAATCGTTTTTTAAATGTCGTCGACAATTATCCATCCGAGTTTACGCTCCTGCACCATAAGGCGAACAAATACATTGAGCGGTGCCGCAATGAGCTGGAAGATGCCCCGGCAGAGAAATCCGAGGCCACATCCCCCGTTACCGTCCCGCCGAGAAAACACAGGCCCGTCCCGTCTCCGCCGATAAGCCGATAG
- the rpmB gene encoding 50S ribosomal protein L28 yields MSKKCDICGKKSLVGNNVSHAHNVNKRRFNPNLQRVRSVRNGRVEKINACTRCIRSGKVEKPLK; encoded by the coding sequence ATGTCTAAAAAATGTGATATCTGCGGAAAAAAATCTTTGGTCGGCAATAATGTCAGCCATGCCCATAATGTAAATAAGCGGCGATTCAATCCCAACCTCCAGCGGGTCCGGTCGGTCCGAAACGGCCGCGTGGAGAAAATCAATGCCTGCACCCGCTGCATCCGCTCCGGCAAGGTCGAAAAACCCCTCAAATGA